A window from Dromaius novaehollandiae isolate bDroNov1 chromosome 1, bDroNov1.hap1, whole genome shotgun sequence encodes these proteins:
- the SLITRK5 gene encoding SLIT and NTRK-like protein 5, with translation MYACCSTVTLEQDLNKKMHIWMLQTIAFALTSLVLSWAESIEYYGEICDNACPCEEKDSILTVSCENRGIISLFEISPPRFPVYHLLLSGNLLNRLYPNQFVNYTGASILHLGSNDIQDIETGAFHGLRGLRRLHLNNNKLELLRDDTFLGLESLEYLQVDYNYISVIEPNAFSKLHLLQVLILNDNLLSSLPNNLFRFVPLTHLDLRGNRLKLLPYVGLLQHMDKVVELQLEENPWNCSCELIALKDWLDSISYSALVGDVVCETPFRLHGRDLDEVSKQELCPRRLISDYEMRPQTPLSTTGYFHTTPASVNSVATSSSAVYKSPLKPPKGTRQPNKTRVRPTSRLPSKDLGYSNYGPSIAYQTKSPVPLECPTACTCNLQISDLGLNVNCQERKIESMSELQPKPYNPKKMYLTENYIALVRRADFVDATGLDLLHLGNNRISVIQDRAFGDLTNLRRLYLNGNRIEKLSPELFYGLQSLQYLFLQYNVIREIEAGTFEPVPNLQLLFLNNNLLRSLPGNIFSGLSLYRLSLRSNHFSYLPVSGVLDQLKSLLQIDLHENPWDCTCDVVGMKLWLEQLNTGVLVDQVICESPKKFAQSDMRAVRAELLCPDYSDIVVSTPTPSPGPLPARTTPSSSTVHLNGTAAAGGAAPAGGGGGGGSSVPLSVLILSLLLVFIMSVFVAAGLFVLVMKRRKKGQGDHASANNSDVSSFNMQYSVYSGGGHHHHHHPHHQQHQQHRGGGGGGGGGGGGGGAVLPKVKTPAGHVYEYIPHPLGHMCKNPIYRSREGNAGEDYKDLHELKVTYSSHHPLQPAGGPPPPPPGGEDAPLRSPAYSVSTIEPREELLSPMQDADRFYRGILEPDKHSSSTLGTPGATLPDYPKLPDAYTYSPNYDLRRPHQYLHPGPGDGRLRETVLYNPPSTVYVEPNRNEYLELKAKLNAEPDYLEVLEKQTTFSQF, from the coding sequence ATGTACGCTTGCTGCTCTACAGTAACTTTGGAACAGGACCTcaacaaaaaaatgcatatcTGGATGCTGCAAACGATCGCGTTTGCTTTAACATCGCTAGTCCTTTCGTGGGCAGAAAGCATCGAATATTATGGGGAAATCTGTGATAATGCGTGTCCTTGCGAGGAGAAGGACAGTATCTTAACAGTGAGCTGTGAAAACAGAGGGATCATCAGCCTTTTTGAGATCAGTCCACCGAGGTTCCCTGTCTATCACCTCTTGTTGTCAGGGAACCTTCTGAACAGGCTGTACCCTAACCAGTTTGTCAATTACACTGGGGCTTCGATTTTGCACCTAGGGAGCAACGACATACAAGACATTGAAACGGGGGCTTTTCATGGTCTGAGAGGTTTGAGGAGGCTGCACCTAAACAACAACAAGCTGGAACTTTTACGGGATGACACTTTCCTCGGGCTAGAGAGTTTGGAGTATCTACAAGTCGATTATAATTATATTAGCGTCATTGAACCCAATGCCTTCAGCAAACTGCATTTGCTGCAGGTGCTGATTCTCAATGATAACCTCCTCTCCAGTTTGCCCAACAACCTTTTCCGTTTTGTGCCCTTAACTCACCTGGACTTGAGGGGTAACCGGCTGAAGCTGTTGCCCTATGTGGGCCTTTTGCAGCACATGGATAAAGTGgtggagctgcagctggaggaaaaccCCTGGAATTGCTCATGCGAGTTGATTGCTCTGAAGGATTGGCTGGACAGTATCTCCTACTCTGCTCTGGTGGGAGATGTGGTTTGTGAGACCCCTTTCCGCTTACATGGTCGAGACTTAGATGAGGTCTCCAAGCaggagctctgccccaggagaCTCATTTCGGATTATGAAATGAGACCGCAGACACCGCTGAGCACCACAGGGTATTTCCACACTACCCCGGCTTCGGTGAACTCCGTGGCCACTTCTTCTTCAGCTGTTTACAAATCCCCCTTGAAGCCCCCTAAGGGGACTCGCCAACCCAACAAGACCAGGGTGCGCCCCACCTCCCGCCTGCCCTCAAAAGACCTGGGATACAGCAACTATGGCCCCAGCATTGCCTACCAGACCAAATCCCCGGTGCCTTTGGAGTGCCCCACTGCCTGCACTTGCAATTTGCAGATTTCTGACCTGGGCCTCAACGTCAACTGTCAGGAGAGGAAGATTGAGAGCATGTCTGAACTGCAGCCCAAACCCTATAATCCTAAGAAGATGTATCTGACAGAAAACTACATTGCTCTGGTGCGCAGGGCAGATTTTGTGGATGCCACCGGGCTGGATTTGCTGCATCTGGGCAATAATCGTATCTCAGTTATTCAGGATCGGGCTTTTGGGGATTTAACTAATTTGCGAAGACTGTACCTGAATGGGAACCGGATCGAGAAGCTGAGCCCAGAGCTGTTCTAtgggctgcagagcctgcagTACCTCTTCCTGCAGTACAATGTCATCCGGGAGATAGAGGCGGGCACCTTTGAACCCGTCCCCAACCTCCAGCTCCTGTTTTTGAACAACAATCTGCTGAGATCTTTGCCCGGGAACATTTTTTCTGGTCTGTCTCTCTACAGGCTGAGCCTGCGCAGCAACCACTTCTCCTACCTGCCGGTGAGCGGGGTGCTGGACCAGCTGAAGTCCCTGCTGCAGATCGACCTGCACGAGAACCCCTGGGACTGCACCTGCGACGTGGTGGGCATGAAGCTGTGGCTGGAGCAGCTCAACACCGGCGTGCTGGTGGACCAGGTCATCTGCGAGTCCCCCAAGAAGTTTGCCCAGAGCGACATGCGGGCGGTGCGGGCGGAGCTGCTGTGCCCTGACTACTCGGACATCGTCGTCTCCACGCCCACGCCGTCCCCCGGCCCGCTGCCGGCCCGCACcaccccctcctcctccaccgTGCACCTCAacggcacggcggcggcgggcggcgcggcgcccgcgggcggcggcggcggcggcgggtcctcCGTGCCGCTCTCGGTGCTGATCCTCAGCCTGCTGCTGGTCTTCATCATGTCCGTCTTCGTGGCGGCGGGGCTCTTCGTGCTGGTGATGAAGCGGCGCAAGAAGGGCCAGGGCGACCACGCCAGCGCCAACAACTCCGACGTGAGCTCCTTCAACATGCAGTACAGCGTCTACAGCGGCGgcggccaccaccaccaccaccacccgcaccaccagcagcaccagcagcaccgaggcggcggcggcggcggcggcggcggcggcggcggcggcggggcggtgctGCCCAAAGTGAAAACCCCCGCCGGCCACGTGTACGAGTACATCCCGCACCCCCTGGGCCACATGTGCAAAAACCCTATCTACCGCTCCCGGGAGGGCAACGCAGGCGAGGATTACAAAGACCTCCACGAGCTCAAGGTCACCTACAGCAGCCACCACCCCCTGCAgcccgcgggggggccgccgccgccgccgcccggcggggAGGATGCGCCCCTGCGCAGCCCCGCGTACAGCGTCAGCACCATCGAGCCCCGGGAGGAGCTGCTCTCCCCGATGCAAGACGCTGATCGCTTTTACAGGGGCATTTTGGAGCCCGACAAACACTCCTCCTCCACGCTGGGCACCCCCGGCGCCACCCTCCCCGACTACCCCAAGCTCCCCGACGCTTACACCTACTCCCCCAACTATGACCTTAGGCGTCCCCACCAGTATTTGCACCCGGGGCCGGGGGACGGCAGGCTCCGGGAGACGGTGCTCTACAACCCCCCGAGTACTGTCTATGTAGAGCCCAACAGGAACGAGTACCTGGAgctaaaagcaaaactaaacGCAGAGCCGGACTACCTCGAAGTGCTGGAAAAACAGACCACATTCAGCCAGTTCTGA